The following is a genomic window from Desulfurobacteriaceae bacterium.
AAGCCATCTTGTGTTTCGTAAATAAACAGTTTATTCAGTGGACTCTGTAAACTCTTCACTATCTTCATCGTTAATTCCCACATTCTGTTTTGAGAAACACCTAAACTTATCATCCTTTTTCTCTTTTAGCATATTTATGTACTCGTTCCACTGTTCTTGACTAACAAAATAACGTATCGGATAGTGCTTTCTCGTCCCACCCTCAAGTTCAACGGTTAAAGTTTCAAGAGGAATGTTTATGTCCAAAACCTTTCCTTTTCCGTCTACTGTTTCTATTTCTTCTCCAACCTCTGGTAAGAATTTCTTAATGTAATAATTGGCTTCCTCAAACTTTAAACAGCACATAAGCCTTCCACAGGCTCCTGAAAGCTTTCCTGGATTTGGAGGCAGCCCTTGGAGTCTTGCCAAAGTTAAAGAAACAGAATCAAAACATTCTAAGAAATCTTTACAACAACAAACTCTACCGCACATACCAATGGCACCAATCATTTTTACTTCATCTCTTACTCCAATTTGCCTAAGTTCTATTCTTGTTTTAAAGTGAGCAGCCAAATCCCTGACAAGTTGTCTAAAATCAACTCTTGATTCTGCAGTAAAGTAAAAAACAATTCTCTCTCTATTTAAGGTTGTATAAGCTTTTACAAGTTTCATAGGAAGACTGTGTTTTTCTACTTTCTCTTTGCAAACCTCTAAAGCAGAAATGGCAAAAAGTTTATTTTCGAAAAACTTCTGAAGATCATCGTCGGTTGCTTCTCTTAAAGCCTTGTAAACAGTTTCCAAATCTACTTCAAATTTTTTAAGGCTTTTCTCATCTAAGTTGTAGACGTCTAAGACTTTTACTATTTCTTTTCCTCTATCTGTTTGAACTATAAGTTTTTTATTAAAACTTGGATTAATGTCTTTGTTTCCTACTGCAAGACCACTCTTTTCCGTATCGGGATATTTAAACTTAATGACCTTCATTATCCTCTCCACAAAGCAATTTGTTGAAGAATTAAAGTATTAATTCGTTTCCTTGCTTGCAATGTAAGAACAGTATAAACAATACTGAAAGTTTATGTTTATATACTTTCATAATAAAAGAAATCATAATAAAAGAAATTTTCAGAGTTTGACATTCCCAAAAAACTACGTATAATTTCTTAACTGAAAAGAGCAAAATGTCAAACTAAAAGGAGGGAAACATGAAGGGGAAGCTCAGCAAGCTTCGCACAGGGCTGCTTGCTGCCACTGTAGCAGCTGCTATGTCTTTATGTCTTAATACTACTAATGCAGAAGCAGCCCTAACAAAAATTTCTCCACAGACACAAGCTTGTATAGGATGTCACAAAGGAATGAACCCATCTCTTGTTCAACAGTGGGGCGTTAGCAAGCACGCAGGTGCTGGTGTAGGATGTTACGAATGTCACCAAGCTCAAAAAACAGACAAGGACGCTATGCAACACTTCGGATTCACAATTTCTGTGATCGTTTCTCCAAAGGATTGTGGCAAGTGTCACCCACAAGAAGCTAAAGAAATGATGAACTCTCACCACGCTAAAGCTAACAAGTTCGTAGGTTCCCTTGACAACGTTCTTGGAAGAGTTGTAACCGGAGAAGCTAACTTTAACCTTGGTTGTACACAGTGTCACGGTTCCAACGTAGAAGTAGGAAAAGGTGGAAAGCTTGTAGTTGGCCCATGGCCAAACATGGGTATCGGTAGAGCTAACCCAGACGGTTCTCTTGGTGCATGTTCTGCATGTCACTCCAGACACACATTCAGCCTAAAGCAAGTAAGACAGGCTGAAACATGTGGTAAGTGTCACCAAGGTCCAGACCACCCACAAATGGAAGTTTGGGAACTTTCTAAACACGGTATCGCTTGGAAAGCCCATGAGTCCGAAATTGAACAAACTCTCGATAACGCTAAGTGGGTTCTTGGTGAAGACTATTACCAAGCTCCAAACTGTGTAACATGTCACATGGGTGCTACATCTAACGGAGTTAAGGCTACTCACGACGTTGGAGCAAGAATTTCTTGGAACCTAAGAGCTCCAATATCCTTCCTCTTTGGTGGAGAGTACGATAAGCTCAAGGACAAGAGACCAGGTCTTTGGAAGAAGAGAAGAGCTGAAATGCAGAAAGTATGTCTTGAATGTCACCAAAGACCTTGGGTTGAAGGATTCTACAAGCAGCTTGACGAATACGTAAAACTTTACAACGAAAAGTTTGCTCTACCTGCTAAGAGAATTATTGGATTCCTCCACAAGAAAGGAATTATAGATAAGACTCCATTTAACGACATGGTAGAAATTGACTTCTGGCACCTCTGGCACCACGAAGGACGTAGAGGAAGACACGGTGCTGCTATGATGTCTCCAGACTATGCTCACTGGCATGGTATCTACGAGGTAGCACTTAACTTCTACTTCCACCTCATACCAGATGCAGACAAAGCTGTTATGAATGCATACAAGGCTAAGAAGATTAGCTACAGAGTTGCTAAGGAATGGAAAAAGCTTAAGAATGAAATTCTCAATTCTATTGACCACAAGTGGTTCAAAGGTCTTCCAAAGTCTGAACTCAGAAAGATTGCTGAATACTACAAGAAGAGATATGGACAAAGTGCTACTCACTAATAAATTCTATGGGGATACCCTTTTTGGGTATCCCTTTTTCTACTTTGAGCCATCGGAGGTCCAATGAAAAAAATTATCCTTTCCTCACTAATATTCTCATTCTTAGTTCCTACTATTTCACCAGCAGCAAGTGCTTTCTCCCATCACAAGATAGAAAAAAAAGAAATAGACTTTACCAAGGAACCAGCAAAATACTTAGGAGAAATTTACAATGATTATCATTTTTTCAAGATAGACGAAGGAATAAAAAAAGCGGAAAAAGCTCTTAAAATAATAGATAAAATCTACAAAAAGAATCCAAATGCTGAAATAAAAGATCCATCCTTAAATTGGAAAAAAGCATACCAAATAAAATCTACCATACATACCCTTTTAGGAATGTTATACTTTAGAAAAGCTCTTGATGTCGCAACTGAATCAAAAGAGAAAGAATCTGAATACTTAAGAAAAATTTTAAAAGAAAAAAAAGAACTTACAGATGAAGATATAGAAAAACTTTCTAAAATTGCCGAAAAGCAAAGGAAAATTTTAGAAGTAAAATCAAAAAAATACGCTAATCTCTCCTTAGATCATTTTAAAAAAGCTATAGAAGTTTTCCCGGACAATCCTTACCCTCACTTTCAGCTTGCTAAGTTTTACCTTACAGCTGGAGAAAGAGAACTTGCAGAAAAAGAGCTTGTAGAAACGGCAAAAATCTTTGTCAAGTGGAAGGATTTTAAAGCTTTAAATTCTCTTATTGATTTCCTTAAAGAAGCAGGAGCTGATACAGCTCTAATTAAGAAACTTGAGGATCTTAAAAGGAATAACGGCTAGATAAAATGACAAGGCTATTGATTGTTTCTCTAATTAGTACCTTGTTGCTAAGTTGTGGAACAGACGTAAAAGAAGAAGCGATTTCCGTTCCTGCCCCCTCCCAACCTTCATCCTTTACTTCTTCACCCCTTCCCCCTAAACAACTAACCGGTATAGAAAAACTCAATGAATACCAAAAGCACCTAGTATTTGCTGAAAGATACCTCGAAGAAGGAGACTTTTTTGAAGCTCTAAAAGAAATAGAAGTTGCAAAAAAATTTAAAACAAAGGAAGATCCTGTATTCTATGAACTTAGAGGAAAAATATACGACGGAATAGGAGATAAAGAAAAAGCTTTTGAAGACCTAAAAAAGGCTGCTTGGCTTTTCTATAAAGAAGAGAACTTTGATAAGGCTTGGGAGTTGCTCGGTTGGTTAAGGTCTCTTAGACCAGATTCTCCAGAAGTTGAAAAACTTGAAAAGAGTTTGAGGGAAGAAGAAATTTAGTATAATCTGAAACACCGAGCAACTCTATAGGTAAGGTGGAGGTTAAAAGTGAAAGAGAAGAAGACGTTGTTGGTAGCTGGAACAATCGGCTTTATATTAGCAGGAGTAGTGGCTGTTGGAACTGCTCAGATGATTGAAGCAACAAGTACTCCTTCCTTTTGTGGTTCGTGTCATGAAATGACTCCTATGGTCGAATCGTGGGAAACAGGGTCCCACGGACCGCTCGGAAATAAAGCAGGGGCTATTAGAGCTTCTTGTACGGAGTGCCACCTTCCTCACGGAAACGTGGTATCATATTTAGTAGCGAAAGGAGTATCTGGATTAAACGACTTTATTGGTCACGTATTTCATGGAGGATACAAAGATAATACAGAACATTGGCTAGAAAAGAGAAAAGAGAGAAATCACTACGTTTTCATCTCAAACTGCAAACATTGTCATGAACCTCTTCCTAAGAACATAATGCACCAAAAAATGGAAACTGGTGAGATTGACGGCAACTGCCTAAACTGCCATTGGTATGTCGGGCACGGATTTAACTTTGAAGCAAAACTAAAGGAATATTTTGAAAAGAAGAAGGAAGAACACAGCGAGGGTTAAAAACTTTTCGGGGAGGTGTAAAGTGAAGGTCAAAATTCTAACTCTTCTAACAGGCTTTATAGTAAGTAGTGGACTGGCGTTAGCGGACCAGCATCCTATGTCTCCGGAAGCCATAAAGAATCTACCTTTGCAACAGCAGCAGTGTAGGGTATGTCACCAAGCTGTTACCCCAGAAGTTTACAAGCAGTGGGCAAATTCTAAACATGCTGTTGCCAATGTAAGATGCTTCCAGTGTCATGGAACTTTTGAGGACTTCCACAAGATTCCTCCTATTGAAAAGTGTGCTGCTTGTCACTTCGAAGAAGTAGAAACAATGAAGCAAAAAGCACCAAGTATGCCAGGTATGCCAGGTATGAAATGTTGGACATGTCACACAGCACACGTATTCCAGTTCCATGGTAAAGGTGTAGGAAAGACAAAATCTGCTAAAGATTTTGGTATTAAGTAATGGAAAAATTAAGAATCAAGGAGGGTACGATGGGAATTGGAAGAAGGGAATTTTTAAAGAAAAGTGCCGCTTTAACAGCAGCATCTTTTGTAGGAATTAACCTTAAGATTAAAGCCAACGGGATTGGAATAGAAGAAGCTAAGGCTGAAGAAAGTCTTGTTCAAATCCCTGAAGAAGTTAGAAAGTCCTCTGCTTACAAGGTAGAAGGCGGATATGAATGGGTAAGGGGAGTTTGTCGTTTCTGTGGAACAGGATGTAAGGTATGGCTCGGTTTCAAGAACGGAAAACCTGCGATCATTCGTGGTGAAAGAAGTTCTGCAATTAACCAAGGTTTCCTCTGTATGAAAGGAATGCTATTCTACAAACTCTTCAGACATCCTGATAGACTAACTCAACCACTTTACAGAAAGAGCAAGAAAGAACCATTTAGACCAATATCCTGGGAAAAAGCTTTTGAGATCATTGCTGACGAAATGATCAAAGCAATGAGGAAGGGTGGCTACCACAAAAATGCAATGGGATGGTCTGGAATTGCGTACTACGGTTCCGGACAGTGTTTAACAGAGGAAACATACCTATTCCAAAAACTTTGGAGATGTGTAGGTTCCAACCACGTTGAAGGAAACCCAAGACTTTGTATGGCATCTGCAGTTGGTGGATACCTAACATCTTATGGAGCAGACGAACCTGCTGGAGGATTTCAAGATTTAGATGAAGCTGATACCATCTTTATTATCGGTTCCAACACTGCAGAAGCTCACCCAATTGTTTATAGAAGAATAATGAAAAGAAAGCTCTCCAACCCACAGGAAGTTATGGTTATTAACGCAGATCCTAGAGTTTCTCCAACTTCTAAGATTGCTGATATTCATTTACAGTTTAAGCCGGGAACAGACCTTGCCCTCCTCAACGCAATGGCATATGTAATCATAGAGGAAGGTCTTTACGATAAAGAGTTTGTAGAAAAATATTGTTCCTTCCACGCATTCACAAAAGGAAAGGACAAAGTTCCGCTAATCGGACACAAAGTTTCTTTTGAAGAGTATAAGAAGTTCATCTCCAAGTACACTCCAGAATACGCTTCTCAAATATGCGGTGGAAACATCACTCCTGACCTCATCAGAAAAGTTGCAAGGAGATTTGCGACTACTAAGACAGTAACTATTTGGACAATGGGAATCAACCAGAGAATTAGAGGCGTATGGGCTAACAACCTGATTACAAACCTCCATCTTTTAACTGGAAACGTCTTTAAAAACGGTGCAGATTCTCTATCCCTCACAGGACAGCCAAACGCGTGTGGTGGTGTTAGGGAAGGTGGTGGACTTTGCCACATCTTGCCTGGACACAGAGTGGTTAAGAAGAAAAAGCACAGAGAAGAACTTGAAAGAATCTGGGGAGTTCCAAAGGGAACAATTCCTCCAAAGCCAGGATACCACACTGTTAAGATGTTCTCTGCTATCTCTTATACAGAAGAAGACAAGAAGAGATTCCCAGGTCTTAAACCTATCTACTTCATTTGGGTAAACGAAACATCTCCACTTCAATCTCTACCTAACGTTACAAGATTCCGCGAAGGATTTGCAAGAGAAGACGTTTTTGTTGTAGTAACCGATATCTTCCCAACAAGAACCTCTGAACTTGCAAACGTAATCCTTCCTTGTGCATTCCACTTTGAGAAGACTGGAGTTTATGGTTGTACAGAACGTCGTTCACAGTTAACTCCAAAGGCTGTTAAGGCTCCAGGACAAGCAATGCCTGAAAACTGGATCGTTGTTAAGTTTGCAGAAGTTCTCGCAAGGAAGTTAAGAAGAGAAAGAGGTGAACTCAGAAGAAGATCTAGAATCGTCTACAATGCTCTTGTTAAACCTTATAAACATGTTGTAGACAAGGATCCATGGTGGGAGCTTCCAAAAACTATCTGGACTGAATACTCTCAAAAGTGTACAAAAGGAAAAGACAACGATCTTTCCGGTGCTACTTACGAAGTGCTTCTTGAAAGACCGGACGGAGTCCAGTGGCCAGCTCCAACCGTTGAAATTGCAAGAAAAGGAGGAACAAGAAGAAGATTCGTTGTTGGTCTTGATCCAATCGCAACAGAAGAAGCGAAAAAACGTGGACTTACAGACTGGAAAGTTATCGACTACGGACCTCTCCACAAGGACAGCAAGTTCTGGATCTGGTGTAGACCTTACAAGGGGGCAGCTGAAGAACCTGATGCTGAATATCCATTCTATCTATCCACAGGTAGGGTAATTGACCACTGGCATACAGCATCTATGACAGGACGTATTCCAGAGCTTATGGCAGACTTCCCAACAGCCTGGGTAGAAATCCATCCAAAAGATGCACAAAGACTCGGAATTCAACCTGGAGATCTTGTTCTCATAGAGACTCGCCGTGGACAGAACATCATTCCTGCAAGAATCTCTACAGATCAAGGTCCAATGGAAGGAATGGTATTTGTTTACTGGTATGACCAAGCTAAAGACAGAATGATCAACTTCTGTACAAAAGACGCTTATGACCCAGGTTCCAAAGAGCCTGAATTTAAGATCTGTGCATGTCGTATCAAGAAGTATTCTGATGCACGTCCATTAAAGCCATTCCTCG
Proteins encoded in this region:
- a CDS encoding molybdopterin-dependent oxidoreductase produces the protein MGIGRREFLKKSAALTAASFVGINLKIKANGIGIEEAKAEESLVQIPEEVRKSSAYKVEGGYEWVRGVCRFCGTGCKVWLGFKNGKPAIIRGERSSAINQGFLCMKGMLFYKLFRHPDRLTQPLYRKSKKEPFRPISWEKAFEIIADEMIKAMRKGGYHKNAMGWSGIAYYGSGQCLTEETYLFQKLWRCVGSNHVEGNPRLCMASAVGGYLTSYGADEPAGGFQDLDEADTIFIIGSNTAEAHPIVYRRIMKRKLSNPQEVMVINADPRVSPTSKIADIHLQFKPGTDLALLNAMAYVIIEEGLYDKEFVEKYCSFHAFTKGKDKVPLIGHKVSFEEYKKFISKYTPEYASQICGGNITPDLIRKVARRFATTKTVTIWTMGINQRIRGVWANNLITNLHLLTGNVFKNGADSLSLTGQPNACGGVREGGGLCHILPGHRVVKKKKHREELERIWGVPKGTIPPKPGYHTVKMFSAISYTEEDKKRFPGLKPIYFIWVNETSPLQSLPNVTRFREGFAREDVFVVVTDIFPTRTSELANVILPCAFHFEKTGVYGCTERRSQLTPKAVKAPGQAMPENWIVVKFAEVLARKLRRERGELRRRSRIVYNALVKPYKHVVDKDPWWELPKTIWTEYSQKCTKGKDNDLSGATYEVLLERPDGVQWPAPTVEIARKGGTRRRFVVGLDPIATEEAKKRGLTDWKVIDYGPLHKDSKFWIWCRPYKGAAEEPDAEYPFYLSTGRVIDHWHTASMTGRIPELMADFPTAWVEIHPKDAQRLGIQPGDLVLIETRRGQNIIPARISTDQGPMEGMVFVYWYDQAKDRMINFCTKDAYDPGSKEPEFKICACRIKKYSDARPLKPFLVTLERVRGGYLHNSELDKEQKHPV
- a CDS encoding multiheme c-type cytochrome, with translation MKGKLSKLRTGLLAATVAAAMSLCLNTTNAEAALTKISPQTQACIGCHKGMNPSLVQQWGVSKHAGAGVGCYECHQAQKTDKDAMQHFGFTISVIVSPKDCGKCHPQEAKEMMNSHHAKANKFVGSLDNVLGRVVTGEANFNLGCTQCHGSNVEVGKGGKLVVGPWPNMGIGRANPDGSLGACSACHSRHTFSLKQVRQAETCGKCHQGPDHPQMEVWELSKHGIAWKAHESEIEQTLDNAKWVLGEDYYQAPNCVTCHMGATSNGVKATHDVGARISWNLRAPISFLFGGEYDKLKDKRPGLWKKRRAEMQKVCLECHQRPWVEGFYKQLDEYVKLYNEKFALPAKRIIGFLHKKGIIDKTPFNDMVEIDFWHLWHHEGRRGRHGAAMMSPDYAHWHGIYEVALNFYFHLIPDADKAVMNAYKAKKISYRVAKEWKKLKNEILNSIDHKWFKGLPKSELRKIAEYYKKRYGQSATH
- a CDS encoding NapC/NirT family cytochrome c, producing MKEKKTLLVAGTIGFILAGVVAVGTAQMIEATSTPSFCGSCHEMTPMVESWETGSHGPLGNKAGAIRASCTECHLPHGNVVSYLVAKGVSGLNDFIGHVFHGGYKDNTEHWLEKRKERNHYVFISNCKHCHEPLPKNIMHQKMETGEIDGNCLNCHWYVGHGFNFEAKLKEYFEKKKEEHSEG
- the ricT gene encoding regulatory iron-sulfur-containing complex subunit RicT encodes the protein MKVIKFKYPDTEKSGLAVGNKDINPSFNKKLIVQTDRGKEIVKVLDVYNLDEKSLKKFEVDLETVYKALREATDDDLQKFFENKLFAISALEVCKEKVEKHSLPMKLVKAYTTLNRERIVFYFTAESRVDFRQLVRDLAAHFKTRIELRQIGVRDEVKMIGAIGMCGRVCCCKDFLECFDSVSLTLARLQGLPPNPGKLSGACGRLMCCLKFEEANYYIKKFLPEVGEEIETVDGKGKVLDINIPLETLTVELEGGTRKHYPIRYFVSQEQWNEYINMLKEKKDDKFRCFSKQNVGINDEDSEEFTESTE
- a CDS encoding multiheme c-type cytochrome encodes the protein MKVKILTLLTGFIVSSGLALADQHPMSPEAIKNLPLQQQQCRVCHQAVTPEVYKQWANSKHAVANVRCFQCHGTFEDFHKIPPIEKCAACHFEEVETMKQKAPSMPGMPGMKCWTCHTAHVFQFHGKGVGKTKSAKDFGIK